The following coding sequences lie in one Peribacillus frigoritolerans genomic window:
- a CDS encoding ethanolamine ammonia-lyase subunit EutB, with protein MKLSTQYFGEIHQFKSLKEVLAKANEEKSGDRLAGIAADSVQERIAAKAVLSELTLADIRNYPLLSPEEDEVSRIIDGLINGTIYQSVKNWSVGELREYILSDETTGEDLMRLSRGLNSEMIAAAAKLMSNLDLIHAANKIEVLTKNNSTIGYKGTLASRLQPNHPTDNVDGMLASLKEGLSYGIGDALIGINPVDDSVESVKRLLHATQDVIQKWNIPTQNCVLAHVTTQMKAVQQGAPADMIFQSIAGTETANRSFGINVQLLEEANEIAKAYGTGTGPQHLYFETGQGSELSAEAHFGIDQVTLEARNYGFARYFDPYIVNTVVGFIGPEYLYNSKQVIRAGLEDHFMGKMHGLPMGVDICYTNHMKADQNDIEDLGVLLTAAGVNFIIATPMGDDCMLNYQSLSYHDIATLRQTMDKRPAPLYEAWLEKMEIMENGKLTKRAGDPTIFNH; from the coding sequence ATGAAATTATCCACTCAATACTTTGGGGAAATCCATCAATTCAAATCGTTGAAAGAAGTCCTGGCCAAAGCGAATGAAGAGAAATCAGGAGATAGGCTTGCGGGAATTGCAGCAGATTCTGTCCAAGAACGGATTGCGGCAAAAGCGGTGCTTAGCGAATTGACTTTGGCGGACATTAGGAACTATCCCTTGCTCTCCCCGGAAGAGGATGAGGTTTCGCGGATCATAGATGGTCTCATCAATGGAACCATCTATCAATCTGTGAAGAATTGGAGCGTTGGCGAGCTGCGTGAATATATTTTGAGTGACGAAACGACCGGTGAAGATTTAATGCGATTAAGCAGGGGATTGAATAGTGAGATGATTGCTGCGGCAGCCAAGTTAATGTCGAACCTCGACCTTATTCATGCAGCCAATAAAATCGAAGTGCTCACCAAGAATAATAGCACGATCGGATACAAAGGAACGCTTGCTTCGCGCCTTCAGCCTAACCACCCGACTGACAATGTGGATGGCATGCTGGCATCTTTAAAAGAAGGCCTCTCCTATGGAATCGGGGATGCACTCATTGGAATCAACCCTGTCGATGATTCGGTTGAAAGCGTAAAGCGGCTGCTTCATGCGACACAGGATGTCATCCAGAAGTGGAACATCCCGACCCAAAATTGTGTGCTTGCGCATGTGACCACACAAATGAAGGCCGTACAGCAGGGGGCGCCTGCTGATATGATCTTTCAAAGCATAGCCGGAACGGAAACGGCCAATCGCTCTTTTGGAATTAACGTACAATTGCTCGAAGAAGCTAATGAGATCGCCAAGGCCTATGGGACCGGCACAGGCCCGCAGCATCTTTATTTTGAAACGGGGCAAGGCTCCGAGTTATCGGCTGAAGCGCATTTCGGAATCGATCAGGTGACGCTCGAAGCCAGGAACTATGGATTTGCACGCTATTTTGATCCGTACATTGTCAATACGGTCGTCGGATTCATTGGTCCTGAATATCTATATAACAGCAAGCAGGTCATCCGAGCCGGGTTAGAAGATCATTTCATGGGAAAAATGCATGGACTGCCGATGGGTGTGGATATTTGCTATACGAATCATATGAAGGCGGATCAAAATGATATCGAGGATTTGGGTGTACTTTTAACGGCGGCTGGTGTGAATTTCATCATCGCAACTCCGATGGGGGATGACTGCATGTTAAACTATCAGTCTTTGAGTTACCACGATATAGCGACTTTGAGGCAAACGATGGATAAGCGGCCTGCCCCATTATATGAAGCTTGGCTGGAGAAGATGGAGATTATGGAGAACGGAAAATTAACGAAGCGTGCTGGTGATCCAACTATATTTAACCATTAG
- a CDS encoding ethanolamine ammonia-lyase reactivating factor EutA has translation MNEKVERIISAGIDIGTSTTKLVISELSLRNVAGGGQVPKIEITDKEILYRSPIFRTPLLSETVIDIPAVQRMVESEYQKAGITIESIQTGAVIITGETATKQNAEEMVYRLSKAAGEFLVAAAGPDLEGIIAAKGSGAYQHSIKTRKTVANIDIGGGTANIAVYRSGMLCGTCTLHIGGRLVEWEGAKVKVAPSIGKWLKSKGYSPLNGDGAIIANEMTRVLSRFLAGSFTKEDELLLVGREPSWTGRIDVLMFSGGVSDCIYHEEREDKSFRDIGMMLAAYIKGNEELAAWEWEQPVETVRATVLGAGAHTTEISGATIEVNDSHLPVRNIPVYRVDFHGVLEDVTAKMAQAVKDAITIYDALQEGLNFAFYLTNLPYQSFRDIHRLAVAFTEALKQKPNWRQPLIIVMDSDYGKALGQTILANQPDLPVICIDQTEVEHGDYLDIGRLLRTGVVPVVVKTLTFHS, from the coding sequence ATGAATGAAAAGGTGGAACGAATCATCAGTGCAGGAATTGATATTGGCACCAGTACGACGAAACTTGTTATCAGCGAGCTTTCGCTTAGGAATGTGGCGGGTGGCGGACAGGTGCCAAAAATCGAAATTACCGATAAGGAAATTCTGTATCGAAGTCCCATTTTCAGGACCCCGCTTTTATCCGAGACGGTAATTGATATACCTGCTGTTCAAAGAATGGTGGAAAGTGAATACCAAAAAGCAGGAATCACGATCGAAAGCATACAAACAGGGGCTGTCATCATCACTGGGGAAACGGCAACCAAACAAAATGCAGAAGAAATGGTATACCGGTTATCTAAAGCGGCGGGAGAATTCCTTGTAGCGGCAGCCGGTCCGGATTTGGAGGGAATCATTGCCGCCAAGGGATCTGGCGCCTATCAACATTCCATCAAGACAAGAAAGACTGTAGCGAACATAGACATTGGCGGGGGAACGGCGAATATCGCCGTATACCGTTCTGGCATGCTTTGCGGAACTTGCACACTGCATATAGGAGGCCGTTTGGTGGAGTGGGAGGGAGCAAAGGTGAAGGTTGCTCCTTCAATAGGGAAATGGCTGAAATCAAAGGGGTATTCTCCTTTGAATGGTGATGGGGCAATCATCGCAAATGAAATGACTAGGGTGCTATCGAGGTTTTTGGCTGGTTCATTCACAAAAGAAGATGAACTTCTATTAGTGGGGAGGGAGCCATCTTGGACAGGACGAATCGATGTGTTGATGTTCTCGGGCGGTGTCAGTGATTGCATCTATCATGAAGAACGGGAGGACAAAAGCTTCCGGGATATCGGCATGATGCTTGCGGCCTATATTAAGGGAAATGAAGAACTGGCTGCCTGGGAGTGGGAACAGCCCGTTGAAACGGTTCGGGCGACTGTACTTGGAGCAGGCGCACATACAACTGAAATCAGCGGAGCAACCATCGAGGTGAATGATTCTCATCTGCCAGTTCGTAATATCCCAGTCTATCGGGTCGATTTTCATGGCGTGCTTGAGGATGTAACAGCGAAAATGGCACAAGCTGTTAAGGATGCGATCACAATATACGACGCCTTGCAGGAGGGGTTGAATTTTGCTTTTTATTTAACGAATTTACCTTATCAATCATTTCGGGACATTCACCGGCTCGCAGTCGCTTTTACCGAGGCACTGAAGCAAAAACCGAATTGGCGGCAGCCTCTGATCATTGTCATGGATAGTGATTATGGGAAGGCACTTGGTCAAACCATTCTAGCGAACCAACCGGATCTGCCGGTCATCTGCATTGATCAGACAGAAGTCGAACATGGTGATTATTTGGATATAGGAAGGCTGCTGCGGACAGGGGTCGTTCCGGTTGTAGTAAAAACGCTAACCTTTCACAGTTAG
- the eutH gene encoding ethanolamine utilization protein EutH: MEMVGKIVIYIIMVCAVVGAIASIKDSEQGLGKQFMEGLHTVGHIFIPAAGIMASIPYLSWFINTVCGPVFAAIGADPALAATTILATDMGGYQLAAELKESYEGWIMAMIVGFMSGATIVFSIPMGLAMLEKRDHKYMALGVMSGILTIPIGAFISSVLVVATNSKIREVISTNADSTYEFALSYLKIALNLSPLLIFVVLLALGLYFLPDLMIKGFMWFGKILDAAIKLVLVFSIVEIFTGLFSNVFGAWGFHPIMADKADQFRALETAGYIGIMLAGAFPMIYLIQKYAGKPLEAMGGKIGLSKAGSAGILATVANILAMFKLVKEMPPKDKVINISFAVCAAFLLGDHLSFTANFQPSLILPIIVGKLSAGAIGIGLAYWLSVPKALELEEKDRAAGVIGINEYKTKNEEENSNEIQVV; encoded by the coding sequence ATGGAGATGGTAGGTAAAATCGTTATTTACATCATTATGGTGTGTGCTGTTGTCGGTGCTATTGCATCGATTAAAGACAGTGAGCAAGGCTTGGGGAAACAGTTCATGGAAGGTTTGCATACCGTTGGCCATATATTTATTCCGGCAGCTGGAATCATGGCCTCGATCCCTTATTTATCATGGTTCATCAATACAGTATGCGGCCCGGTTTTCGCTGCGATCGGTGCAGATCCAGCCCTCGCCGCAACAACGATTTTGGCGACGGATATGGGGGGTTACCAATTAGCGGCCGAGCTGAAGGAATCATATGAAGGCTGGATCATGGCGATGATTGTCGGCTTTATGTCTGGGGCAACGATTGTATTCTCGATTCCAATGGGGCTTGCGATGCTGGAGAAACGTGATCATAAATACATGGCACTTGGTGTCATGTCAGGAATCCTGACGATTCCGATTGGCGCTTTTATCTCAAGCGTGCTGGTGGTGGCAACGAATTCGAAAATCCGTGAAGTGATTTCCACAAATGCGGATTCTACATACGAATTCGCGTTGAGCTATTTGAAAATTGCCCTGAATCTTTCTCCTCTTCTTATTTTTGTAGTCTTGCTCGCTTTAGGTCTTTATTTCCTGCCGGATTTGATGATCAAAGGTTTCATGTGGTTTGGAAAAATATTGGATGCCGCAATTAAACTTGTACTCGTGTTTTCAATCGTGGAAATTTTTACCGGACTGTTTTCCAATGTATTTGGTGCTTGGGGTTTCCATCCGATCATGGCTGATAAGGCAGACCAGTTCCGTGCCCTGGAAACGGCGGGGTATATCGGGATAATGCTGGCAGGTGCATTTCCAATGATTTACCTGATTCAAAAATATGCAGGCAAGCCATTGGAAGCGATGGGCGGGAAAATTGGGTTGAGCAAAGCTGGGAGTGCAGGGATATTAGCCACGGTAGCAAATATATTAGCAATGTTCAAGCTTGTTAAAGAAATGCCGCCGAAGGATAAGGTCATAAACATTTCCTTCGCTGTGTGTGCGGCCTTCCTATTAGGCGATCATTTATCATTCACAGCCAACTTTCAGCCCTCTTTAATATTACCGATCATTGTCGGAAAGCTATCTGCCGGAGCGATTGGAATCGGTCTTGCTTACTGGCTGTCCGTTCCGAAAGCTTTGGAATTAGAAGAAAAGGATCGTGCAGCAGGAGTTATCGGCATAAATGAATATAAAACGAAAAACGAGGAAGAAAACAGCAATGAAATCCAAGTGGTATAA
- a CDS encoding ANTAR domain-containing response regulator — MVKRILVVEDESIVLLDITIMLKDAGFDVVGHARNGEKAIEMAHALQPDLVLMDIKMPKMNGLKASDVISNTFQIPVLLLTAFSQREYIDEAKRANIVGYLVKPITEANLIPAVEIALLQAANTKKYQERNAQLDETLTNRKVIEKAKGIIMKRKNVTEEIAYNKLRRLSMDKQLSMETVARRIIANDQKQVNR, encoded by the coding sequence GTGGTCAAGAGGATTTTGGTCGTGGAGGATGAATCGATTGTTCTGCTTGATATAACGATCATGCTCAAGGATGCAGGCTTCGATGTGGTTGGACATGCCCGTAATGGCGAGAAGGCAATTGAAATGGCACATGCACTACAGCCGGATCTCGTTTTGATGGATATTAAAATGCCTAAAATGAATGGGCTTAAGGCTAGCGATGTGATATCCAATACCTTTCAGATTCCGGTCCTGCTTTTAACTGCATTCAGCCAGCGTGAATATATCGACGAGGCGAAGCGCGCGAATATCGTCGGATATCTTGTTAAGCCAATTACGGAGGCGAATTTGATTCCGGCAGTGGAGATAGCATTGCTGCAAGCTGCCAATACAAAGAAGTATCAGGAACGAAATGCTCAATTAGATGAAACGCTCACAAATCGTAAAGTCATTGAAAAGGCAAAAGGTATTATCATGAAAAGGAAGAATGTAACAGAAGAAATCGCTTACAATAAGCTGAGAAGGCTTAGTATGGATAAGCAGCTTTCCATGGAGACGGTGGCACGTCGAATCATTGCAAATGATCAAAAACAAGTAAATAGATGA
- a CDS encoding sensor histidine kinase, whose translation MERTMTVRDLCELHTHLLDSDIQILENLSTNLSLIANLNKANVFIDCPVREGKHAIVVAEACGHSVKSVYDHPVVGKFAYKAFEPAVFYVLRTGKDMFVNRALTQEGAMVQQSVVPIKGECDRVIAVLIMEKVIHEEPETSNQFDRQDQQNSLVPEFIEESIFLINNQNRLVYTNPSAINLVSEICMKECVLGESIFEYFPDFADVLASKEDILMKEMNIGKKIFQIKKFHLGNKNSNETFIIIRDLTELRDKERELISKSVAIREIHHRVKNNLQTVASLLRLQMRIGAPEEIKPHLLVSLNRVLSISSVYEIILASSHVDHVDLLELIRKIGDMIVHTEDHTRQSLSIEYSGGEFHSIDSDIGISVALVVNELIHNCVKHAFKEGAEGKITVCFHKDGPELEIQVRDDGIGYSPAMKPSLGLDIIRMTVENDLDGEFLIHRIKEGTLASVRFPYKR comes from the coding sequence ATGGAACGGACAATGACTGTCCGAGATTTATGTGAATTGCATACTCATTTACTGGACAGTGATATTCAAATTCTTGAAAACCTATCAACGAATTTATCATTGATAGCTAATTTGAATAAAGCGAATGTGTTTATTGATTGTCCGGTGCGTGAAGGGAAGCATGCCATTGTCGTGGCAGAGGCATGCGGACATTCCGTGAAATCGGTTTATGATCATCCGGTTGTCGGGAAATTTGCCTATAAGGCTTTTGAACCGGCCGTATTTTATGTATTGCGCACCGGAAAGGACATGTTCGTGAATCGGGCATTGACTCAAGAGGGGGCAATGGTCCAGCAAAGTGTCGTTCCAATCAAGGGGGAATGCGATCGGGTCATCGCCGTTTTAATCATGGAAAAGGTGATTCATGAAGAACCTGAAACGTCAAATCAGTTTGATAGGCAAGATCAACAAAATTCCTTGGTTCCTGAATTTATCGAGGAGTCCATTTTCCTGATTAATAATCAAAATCGACTTGTCTATACGAATCCTTCTGCCATTAATTTAGTATCGGAAATATGCATGAAGGAATGTGTCTTAGGTGAATCGATTTTCGAATATTTTCCTGACTTTGCCGATGTTCTTGCTTCAAAAGAGGACATTTTAATGAAGGAAATGAACATTGGTAAAAAGATTTTCCAAATAAAGAAATTCCATTTGGGCAACAAGAATTCCAATGAAACGTTCATCATCATCCGTGACCTGACTGAACTGCGGGATAAAGAGAGAGAGCTGATCAGCAAATCAGTAGCCATTCGTGAAATTCATCATAGGGTGAAGAATAATTTGCAGACAGTGGCCAGTTTACTTCGGCTGCAAATGAGGATAGGGGCCCCTGAAGAAATCAAGCCCCATTTATTGGTCAGTCTGAACCGGGTGTTAAGCATCTCGTCGGTTTACGAAATCATTTTGGCAAGCAGTCATGTCGACCATGTGGATCTGCTGGAGCTTATTAGGAAAATAGGCGATATGATTGTTCATACGGAGGATCATACCCGTCAAAGCCTAAGCATCGAATATAGTGGTGGTGAGTTTCATTCCATTGATTCCGACATTGGCATATCTGTCGCGCTGGTGGTGAATGAGCTCATCCATAATTGTGTGAAGCATGCTTTCAAGGAAGGGGCGGAAGGGAAGATTACCGTATGCTTTCATAAGGATGGTCCTGAATTGGAAATTCAAGTAAGAGATGATGGCATCGGGTATTCACCTGCAATGAAACCCTCTTTGGGGCTGGATATCATCCGTATGACGGTGGAAAACGATTTGGATGGGGAGTTTTTGATTCATCGGATTAAAGAAGGTACCCTGGCTTCTGTAAGATTTCCATACAAGAGGTAG
- a CDS encoding DUF4023 family protein, producing MKSSKEFVESIQEQQKKEEGNMRRQGNGNPAQKLPNKKH from the coding sequence ATGAAAAGTTCAAAGGAGTTTGTTGAAAGCATTCAAGAGCAGCAAAAAAAGGAAGAAGGCAATATGCGCCGTCAAGGCAATGGGAATCCCGCTCAGAAATTACCGAATAAAAAACATTAA
- a CDS encoding vWA domain-containing protein — translation MKYIRFNDSIIDTALFLQLQDLSTVLSGIPELEFEYNYGSFIDLIENKVTASHFWENGNKEVKEAGLKTDVLLRTIGTLHHTTIQSMKEYQDSIGESSLPKFAAQLFALLEDLRLEELVKKERPGTKKWFSVRGAYLKQYFESQLATNVTRSFALDELYCLIYLLLQSDRPDPIFPRANVRQLEELEKLKPFIHSVFEATKTSDITRICEQIVFRVNDGYEDTMNEYFIFPIAKVEKYKANTLFDELTRNDELLNDDTEEADEEKSEFIDEKFSTWHRENKNGESNSTFLQFELEQGTKTSLMGGGAREAEDADQALASIQGSSGESQQKEYNQQETLEKKQTNMGKSGEHPFGEENKDVVQVIKEAKIPTITEERRYREFVADIEPFKRKLSSTIEKTLENKKNAPRKDLVFGRLSKKLLPLVFEENPRVFYKKNQDSNEMDAVFTLLIDCSASMHNKMDETKRGVVLFHEVLKKLKIPHSIVGFWEDANEVREGYQPNYFHVIQSHSDSLYLNSGAKIMQLEPEEDNRDGYSIRVAAMELEKRREKNRFLLVFSDGEPAAADYDQNGIVDTHLAVSEARKKGIEVIGLFLADGGIDESEEMTMKNIYGKERLMIPSVAELPEQFTPLLKKLLLKTI, via the coding sequence ATGAAGTATATCAGGTTCAATGATTCAATAATAGATACGGCACTTTTTTTACAGCTTCAGGATCTTTCGACTGTTTTATCCGGCATTCCTGAGCTGGAATTCGAATACAATTATGGATCCTTCATTGATCTGATCGAGAATAAGGTCACTGCCAGCCATTTTTGGGAAAATGGCAATAAGGAAGTGAAGGAAGCGGGGCTGAAAACGGACGTGCTTCTTCGAACGATAGGCACGCTGCATCATACCACAATCCAGAGCATGAAGGAGTACCAGGACAGCATCGGGGAAAGTTCACTTCCGAAGTTTGCAGCCCAATTATTCGCTTTGCTGGAAGATTTGCGATTGGAAGAATTGGTGAAGAAAGAAAGACCAGGCACGAAAAAATGGTTTTCGGTAAGGGGGGCTTACCTTAAACAATATTTCGAAAGCCAATTGGCGACGAATGTCACAAGAAGTTTTGCACTGGATGAATTATACTGCCTCATATATTTACTGCTTCAATCTGACAGGCCGGATCCGATTTTTCCAAGAGCCAATGTAAGGCAGCTTGAAGAACTGGAGAAACTCAAACCGTTCATCCATTCCGTCTTTGAAGCCACTAAAACCAGTGATATCACGAGGATTTGCGAGCAAATCGTTTTCCGTGTCAACGATGGATACGAGGATACGATGAATGAGTATTTCATCTTCCCCATTGCAAAGGTGGAAAAGTATAAGGCAAATACCTTATTTGATGAACTGACTAGAAATGATGAACTGTTGAACGATGATACAGAAGAGGCAGACGAAGAAAAAAGTGAGTTCATTGATGAGAAATTCTCGACTTGGCACCGGGAGAATAAGAACGGCGAGAGCAATTCGACATTTCTTCAATTTGAATTGGAGCAGGGAACGAAAACAAGTCTGATGGGCGGCGGTGCCCGGGAAGCGGAAGATGCCGACCAAGCACTGGCTTCGATCCAGGGTTCATCAGGGGAAAGTCAACAAAAGGAATACAATCAGCAGGAAACGCTGGAGAAGAAACAAACCAATATGGGCAAAAGTGGTGAACATCCATTTGGTGAAGAAAATAAAGACGTCGTTCAGGTAATCAAGGAAGCAAAAATTCCAACAATAACGGAAGAGAGACGCTACCGTGAGTTTGTTGCGGATATCGAACCGTTTAAGAGAAAACTCTCCAGTACAATTGAAAAAACACTGGAAAATAAAAAGAACGCACCAAGAAAAGATTTGGTTTTTGGCCGTTTATCTAAAAAATTACTGCCGCTTGTATTTGAAGAGAATCCTCGGGTTTTTTATAAAAAGAACCAGGATTCAAATGAAATGGATGCCGTATTCACATTGCTTATCGATTGCTCGGCTTCCATGCATAACAAGATGGATGAAACGAAACGAGGAGTGGTCCTGTTTCATGAAGTACTGAAGAAATTAAAGATCCCCCACTCGATCGTGGGATTTTGGGAAGATGCAAATGAAGTGAGAGAAGGATATCAGCCAAACTACTTCCATGTGATCCAATCCCATTCCGATTCTCTTTATCTAAACTCAGGAGCTAAAATCATGCAGCTTGAACCTGAGGAAGACAACCGGGACGGATACAGTATCAGGGTTGCCGCAATGGAATTGGAAAAAAGACGCGAAAAAAACCGTTTCTTGCTCGTATTTTCCGATGGTGAGCCGGCAGCTGCCGATTATGATCAAAATGGCATTGTCGATACACATCTTGCTGTTTCGGAAGCCAGGAAAAAAGGCATAGAAGTCATCGGCCTGTTTTTAGCCGATGGAGGCATCGATGAAAGTGAAGAAATGACGATGAAAAACATCTATGGAAAAGAACGCCTAATGATTCCAAGCGTAGCTGAATTGCCAGAGCAATTTACACCGTTGTTAAAAAAGCTGCTGCTGAAGACCATTTGA
- a CDS encoding ATP-binding protein, translating to MINRLPKEIANILQTSKKNPAQFEELIRSGGYLPPEMELMVDAITALSMGKNILLKGPTGAGKTKFAETLSNLFNQPMFSVNCSVDLDAESLLGFKTLAYKEEKQVIEFVPGPVTNSMNHGHFLYIDEINMAKPETLPLINGVLDYRRTITNPFTNEVITAKEGFNVIAAINEGYVGTVPLNEALKNRFVVIEVPYIEGEQLKQLIETNTKLKDPRSIDLFVKLSSDLINAVNQGKVAEDAASIRALLDACDLSVLIPPKRAILRSIVDKLDEEREREFVKNLADTLF from the coding sequence ATGATCAATCGATTACCAAAAGAAATAGCGAATATTTTACAAACAAGCAAAAAGAATCCTGCTCAATTTGAGGAATTGATCAGGAGCGGCGGATATCTGCCTCCCGAGATGGAGTTGATGGTGGATGCCATCACGGCCTTGAGTATGGGGAAGAATATCCTTTTGAAGGGTCCGACAGGGGCTGGAAAGACAAAGTTTGCCGAGACTTTATCGAACTTATTCAATCAGCCGATGTTCAGCGTCAACTGCTCAGTCGACTTGGATGCCGAAAGCTTATTGGGCTTCAAGACGCTGGCTTACAAAGAGGAAAAACAAGTGATAGAATTCGTACCTGGACCAGTGACCAATTCGATGAATCACGGTCACTTCCTATATATAGATGAAATCAACATGGCAAAACCGGAAACTCTGCCGCTTATCAATGGTGTGCTTGATTACAGAAGGACGATAACGAATCCCTTCACGAATGAAGTCATAACGGCAAAAGAAGGCTTTAATGTGATTGCTGCAATCAACGAAGGGTATGTCGGGACAGTGCCGCTGAACGAAGCGCTAAAAAATAGGTTTGTCGTCATTGAAGTTCCTTATATTGAAGGAGAGCAGTTAAAGCAATTGATAGAAACCAATACAAAGTTGAAGGACCCAAGAAGTATTGATTTGTTCGTTAAACTGTCGAGTGATTTGATAAATGCCGTGAATCAAGGGAAGGTGGCTGAAGATGCGGCGTCAATTAGGGCTTTGCTTGATGCTTGCGATCTAAGTGTGTTGATCCCGCCGAAACGGGCGATTCTTCGTTCCATTGTGGATAAGTTGGACGAGGAACGGGAGCGTGAGTTCGTGAAGAACTTGGCTGACACATTATTCTAA
- the brnQ gene encoding branched-chain amino acid transport system II carrier protein translates to MSQKAPLSFVIVTGLMLFALFFGAGNLIFPAMLGQSAGTNLWSASLGFIITGVGLPFITILAFGFSGKNDVQSLASRAHPLFGIIFTVVLYLSLGPLFALPRTGSVSYEIGIKPFLSNDVGFLPLLIFTIIYFGIACLLSINPSKMLDIVGKILTPLLLIFIGILIVVAIINPMGEIQSPTADYSDNSFFKGFQEGYLTMDTLAGFAFGIIVINAIKDRGITSRKEVLGFCMKAGLIAATLLVIVYASITYVGATSVEKLGQLGNGGDVLAQASNHFFGPAGAVLLGLIVIAACLTTSIGLITACATYFNKILPAVSYKSYVVIFSVFSAAVANVGLTKLISITVPVLTALYPVAIVLIVLTFFHSLFKGKSEVYLGSLLLTAIISIMDGIVASGIKLDAVSDLFTQYLPLYSVGIGWVIPAIIGGVLGYMVYLLKGDPKEAY, encoded by the coding sequence ATGTCACAAAAAGCACCGCTGTCTTTTGTCATTGTAACAGGATTAATGCTTTTTGCTTTATTTTTTGGTGCAGGAAACTTAATTTTCCCTGCGATGCTCGGTCAATCCGCCGGGACCAATTTATGGTCGGCCAGTTTAGGGTTCATCATTACTGGTGTTGGATTGCCATTCATTACAATATTGGCTTTTGGTTTTTCGGGGAAAAATGATGTCCAATCGCTTGCAAGCAGGGCTCACCCGTTATTCGGCATCATTTTCACAGTCGTTCTTTATTTATCTTTAGGACCGCTTTTCGCGCTTCCGAGAACGGGGAGTGTGTCCTACGAAATAGGGATTAAACCTTTCCTATCTAATGATGTCGGTTTTTTACCATTGCTGATCTTCACAATCATATACTTTGGAATTGCCTGTTTATTATCCATCAATCCATCAAAAATGCTCGATATCGTCGGAAAAATATTAACACCTTTATTATTGATCTTCATCGGGATTCTCATTGTGGTCGCCATCATTAACCCAATGGGTGAAATCCAGTCACCAACGGCAGATTATTCAGATAATTCTTTCTTCAAGGGATTTCAAGAAGGATATTTGACTATGGATACGCTGGCCGGATTTGCATTTGGGATCATCGTCATCAACGCGATCAAAGATAGAGGGATAACATCAAGAAAAGAAGTGTTAGGCTTCTGTATGAAAGCCGGCTTAATAGCTGCCACCTTGTTGGTGATCGTTTATGCGTCTATAACTTATGTCGGGGCAACAAGTGTGGAAAAACTCGGTCAACTGGGTAATGGCGGAGACGTTTTGGCCCAAGCCTCGAATCATTTTTTTGGACCGGCTGGTGCCGTGTTGTTAGGGTTGATTGTGATCGCTGCTTGCCTGACGACAAGCATCGGTTTGATAACGGCTTGTGCTACGTATTTCAATAAAATACTGCCTGCCGTATCGTATAAATCATATGTCGTCATCTTCTCCGTTTTCAGTGCGGCTGTTGCCAATGTAGGTTTGACCAAGCTGATTTCCATTACAGTGCCTGTGTTAACGGCGCTTTATCCCGTGGCGATCGTTTTGATTGTTCTTACGTTCTTCCATTCCTTATTCAAAGGGAAATCGGAGGTATATTTAGGAAGCTTATTATTAACGGCCATCATCAGCATAATGGATGGAATAGTGGCATCAGGGATTAAACTGGATGCCGTTTCTGACCTTTTCACTCAATACCTTCCACTATATAGTGTAGGGATAGGGTGGGTGATTCCCGCCATCATTGGCGGTGTATTGGGCTATATGGTATACCTATTGAAAGGTGACCCTAAGGAAGCCTATTAA